In Candidatus Competibacteraceae bacterium, the following are encoded in one genomic region:
- a CDS encoding methyl-accepting chemotaxis protein, translating to MTIKKLFLTSAIIMLALLASFIFVAYSMLINQQNLLKASDTRYQSYLLADELRQSSDDLTRLARTYVVSNDAKYESQYWDVLAIRNGEKPRPENYQRIYWDFVAADGNKPTADGQKVALQKLMKDIGFTEQEFGKLKEAQANSDGLVGIETVAMNAVKGQFADGNGKFTKKGDPDFEIARKLMHSQEYHIEKAKIMKPINEFFALLDQRTKDAVDHYASLGNTYFSFAFGLMASLLGFIVWFYWMFHHKVRLPLGGEPTDMVDITNQISQGDLTMKFASTDKESGIYAALKGMSGQLKNMVSQVNDATAHVNAAASEIARGSADLSQRTEEQASALEETASSMEELTGTVKQSAENAGQANQLASAARAQAEQGGQVVEQAVAAMGAIHQSSKQIADIIGVIDEIAFQTNLLALNAAVEAARAGEQGRGFAVVAGEVRKLAQRSADAAKEIKALITDSVAKVEDGGQLVERSGKTLQEIVTAIKKVSDIVAEMAAASREQASGIEQVNKAILQMDQTTQQNAALVEQTAAASHAMGEQAQQLQQLMAFFKLDGAPAATASTTPTTAPVKSRLDLRPVTGTGAPVAQRIPAKPRPAARPVSVEKKAVAAHTSEEWENF from the coding sequence ATTTTTAACGTCAGCAATCATCATGTTGGCTTTATTGGCGAGCTTCATTTTTGTCGCTTATTCAATGCTCATCAACCAACAAAATCTTCTGAAGGCATCCGATACTCGTTATCAGTCCTATCTATTGGCTGATGAATTGCGTCAAAGTTCGGATGATTTGACGCGACTGGCCCGAACTTATGTCGTGTCAAATGATGCGAAATATGAATCTCAGTATTGGGATGTACTGGCCATCCGTAACGGTGAAAAGCCGCGTCCTGAAAACTATCAGAGAATTTACTGGGATTTCGTGGCGGCTGACGGTAACAAACCGACGGCTGACGGTCAGAAAGTAGCGCTTCAAAAATTGATGAAAGACATCGGTTTTACGGAACAGGAATTCGGAAAATTGAAGGAAGCCCAAGCCAATTCAGATGGCTTGGTGGGAATCGAAACGGTCGCCATGAATGCAGTTAAGGGCCAATTCGCTGACGGCAATGGAAAATTCACTAAGAAGGGTGATCCGGATTTCGAAATAGCGAGAAAGCTGATGCACTCACAAGAATACCATATCGAGAAAGCCAAGATCATGAAACCGATTAACGAATTCTTTGCTTTGCTCGATCAAAGGACTAAGGATGCGGTCGATCACTACGCGTCGCTCGGCAATACCTATTTCTCATTCGCTTTTGGTCTGATGGCGTCTTTATTGGGATTCATCGTCTGGTTTTATTGGATGTTCCATCATAAGGTGCGGTTGCCCTTGGGCGGCGAACCGACTGACATGGTCGACATTACCAATCAGATTTCGCAGGGCGATCTGACCATGAAATTCGCATCCACCGATAAGGAAAGCGGGATTTACGCTGCATTAAAAGGTATGAGCGGACAGCTTAAGAACATGGTCAGTCAAGTCAACGACGCGACGGCCCACGTCAACGCGGCGGCCTCGGAGATCGCGCGCGGGAGCGCGGACCTGTCGCAGCGGACGGAAGAGCAGGCCAGTGCGTTGGAAGAGACGGCCTCCTCGATGGAAGAGCTGACCGGGACGGTGAAGCAAAGCGCGGAGAACGCCGGGCAAGCCAACCAACTGGCGAGCGCGGCGCGCGCGCAAGCCGAGCAAGGCGGCCAGGTGGTGGAGCAGGCGGTGGCGGCGATGGGGGCGATCCATCAGAGCAGCAAGCAGATCGCCGACATCATCGGGGTGATCGACGAGATCGCCTTCCAGACCAACCTGCTGGCCTTGAACGCGGCGGTGGAAGCGGCCCGAGCCGGCGAGCAGGGCCGGGGCTTCGCGGTGGTGGCCGGCGAGGTCCGCAAGCTCGCCCAGCGCAGCGCCGACGCCGCCAAGGAGATCAAGGCCCTGATCACCGACAGCGTCGCCAAGGTCGAGGACGGCGGACAGTTGGTCGAGCGCTCCGGGAAAACCCTCCAAGAGATCGTCACCGCCATCAAGAAAGTCAGCGACATCGTGGCGGAAATGGCCGCCGCCAGCCGGGAACAAGCCTCCGGCATCGAACAGGTCAACAAAGCCATCCTCCAGATGGACCAGACCACCCAGCAAAACGCCGCCCTGGTCGAACAGACCGCCGCCGCCAGCCACGCCATGGGCGAGCAGGCCCAGCAGCTCCAACAGCTCATGGCCTTCTTCAAGCTCGACGGCGCGCCTGCCGCGACCGCCAGCACAACACCTACGACCGCCCCAGTCAAATCGCGTCTCGACTTGCGTCCGGTCACTGGCACCGGCGCACCCGTCGCCCAGCGGATCCCGGCCAAACCGAGACCCGCCGCCCGCCCCGTGTCGGTCGAGAAAAAAGCTGTCGCCGCTCACACTTCCGAAGAATGGGAAAATTTTTAA